A portion of the Betta splendens chromosome 2, fBetSpl5.4, whole genome shotgun sequence genome contains these proteins:
- the ank2b gene encoding ankyrin-2b isoform X18 — translation MGNTAMCKVCGSDKGLRTVGSLSDLDHNALPDYYCVDHFPLQPPLIVSDSNTSFLRAARAGNIDKVLEYLKGGVDISTCNQNGLNALHLAAKEGHMDLVQELLDRGAAVDSATKKGNTALHISSLAGQAEVVKTLVKRGADINAQSQNGFTPLYMAAQENHLDVVRYLLENGGNQSTATEDGFTPLAIALQQGHNQVVSVLLENDTKGKVRLPALHIAARKDDTKSAALLLQNDHNADVQSKMMVNRTTESGFTPLHIAAHYGNVNVATLLLNRGAAVDFTARNGITPLHVASKRGNTNMVCLLLDRGSQIDAKTRDGLTPLHCAARSGHDTAVELLLERGAPLLARTKNGLSPLHMAAQGDHVECVKHLLQHKAPVDDVTLDYLTALHVAAHCGHYRVTKLLLDKRANPNARALNGFTPLHIACKKNRVKVMELLVKYGASIQAITESGLTPIHVAAFMGHLNIVLLLLQNGASPDVSNIRGETALHMAARAGQVEVVRCLLRNGAMVDARAREDQTPLHIASRLGKTEIVQLLLQHMAHPDAATTNGYTPLHISAREGQVETASVLLEAGASHSLATKKGFTPLHVASKYGSLDVAKLLLQRHAPPDSAGKNGLTPLHVAAHYDNQKVALLLLDKGASSHAMAKNGYTPLHIAAKKNQMEIATVLLQYGAETNILTKQGVTPLHLASQEGHADMAALLMSKGAQVNIPTKSGLTALHLAAQEDKVAVAEILARNGANLDQQTKLGYTPLIVACHYGNAKMVNFLLQNGANVNAKTKNGYTPLHQAAQQGNTHIINVLLQYGAKPNAITVNGNTALGIARRLGYISVVDTLRVVTEEIITTTTTVTEKHKLNVPETMTEVLDVSDEEGCQFTVGTTASQSNHSEDTMTGDGGEYLRAEDLRELGDDSLPGQYLDGMNYLRFSLEAGRTDSSDRSFTPTHHSYYSPKHEGLMEELLTSHQVSSLTRENERDSYRLSWGTENLDNVALSSSPIHSGHSSPCHDHGDHSSFLVSFMVDARGGAMRGCRHNGLRIIIPPRKCSAPTRVTCRLVKRHRLATMPPMVEGEGLASRLIEVGPSGAQFLGKLHLPSAPPPLNEGESLVSRILQLGPPGTKFLGPVIVEIPHFAALRGNERELVILRSETGESWKEHHCEHTQEELNQILNGMDEELDTPEELERKRICRIITRDFPQYFAVVSRIKQDSNLIGPEGGILSSTVVPQVQAVFPEGALTKRIRVGLQAQPVGVDVVRKILGNKATFSPIVTLEPRRRKFHKPITMTIPVPKSNSDPVLNGFGGDTPTLRLLCSITGGTTPAQWEDITGTTPLTFINDCVSFTTNVSARFWLIDCRQVQESVNFSTQVYREIICVPYMAKFVIFAKTHDPIEARLRCFCMTDDKIDKTLEQQENFTEVARSRDVEVLEGKPIYADCFGNLVPLTKSGQHHLFSFFAFKENRLALFIKIRDNTQEPCGRLSFMKEPRNYRSLTQNAICNLNITLPSYCKESDSDQEQEEETSRTRDKYEETETSVLKSELIREPDLLSDVSEMKQDLIKMSAILTADSTEKSPSLGGCGVEKGTEEVSGEPLEIMEKDLEKVKQDLEKVSKILRSGTYEGEAAEEAAKAARVAEEWVLLSDTEIEEAKEMAALEIQEPVLRESRANRGAPRPKAIKDSGDLKEYLLDAPVSSKTKAKKEPVTQERFTDVVLRKSGKPTTPTKVHDKTTAGDIKKPVRKKGKDQGQTEELTEAGALLSVPKAPAPKSPVSPVVEETPIGSIKDKVKALQQKVEAEQRSKKVTGSKPSQLPVMSKSSSKAKESPKSKQGPPKSPKADSEKLEETMSVKELMQAFQTGQDPSKRKSGLFELKTTKTKSETETIQSKSMTKALTSRVSQEKEVSLDSKPQKKETTGQDRGKDTKAVPTTESELTETVDFGNGGLDDSSDSLKHEGAAESLSASSGNGTPHLSSEDSDKHEGLATPGTSPESLCLSPKTGQQISMAGSVKTEHKDTDKSGDSALGATGNQLSTELSPPVSSSNSADDHITSESLSVVRSESKPSKPQKLVKRVSETVETFLSDDESPDHQLVLPLAGSPAFRSFFQSHESLELPLKQDSDTLSPIADDSLTISHRDSLDGSPLLEENSSHKSPDSIEPSPTKESPPQDSLENSPVEQKSYPCFPPAPGQPSKSRSHPEPSKEPDYPQDVLRGRLLRDHEASADDDSCEQTSQMTSSGLHEGSHNKEAKKTTTASVTSEGPHSVSDQHLSKAKPEAAQQQRVQSVKDDKDSSDKKSSITSSTENRTDEQKEESLRKSKENRDNNGQALGQQSGLIKPSSNVTDEVKGDHREHPAAPEAGLGATVTPGQKQEMFKPEVCVYDDAEEDDEAPVVPRTESKGVTAKVDSDSWPAMREDDATFAARVKEEEQKILNLVVDRQSLQATPDTTPGRTPTEDSTPTSEPNPFLFQEGKLFEMTRSGAIDMTKRSYEEEGGGFAFFQIGEQPLEEPLLEDDRQEGRGSAAESEVGLNLTLQVKTEEAENLTQTTALQCQSPADSDQLTSKADASKSKIPKMGISASGKPTKKDKTSPEDTETKKDADLNEGFLDLDKGSPDQMITNVQTAESTVTRSVYSEQGQESSDSSPEEPQSVIEAPKASGKSKQSASSGVKKTPVKTKAKSAPHGRGKSTTPSQSHSTSSSTALKKESSFTSDSKSRIPVKASAVKPDSTAKRAESTQEKKLRVPVKKDTRRKSETDIGPSVDVKTKTPSSKAKSFCQEESTRPKKEQGRPLSAESAKSKGFQSRLPVRGKSGQSSQTSTPTKEKSNVPKEPFEFFEEISDEAAKLVARLAQAQAEAEKQQEAAIHSDDESSLVDSSLIERETFPEMQFPPSGDIFPIRPLWDDPVETQMQRIPDDKVQSQVDPQDEAERKEQRLAIIADHLGFSWTELARELNFSEERINLIRIENPNSLQDQSHALLNLWAEQEGKDTAESTLIKRLTKINRMDIVHLIETKIMKSTQDETSSHTYAEIEQTIALDHSEGFSALHEDMDSPSTGRRTEAARSSPGSGREVPVVSAEDLSSSLSSLHEAPGRSEADSTATGFLRNAQKEKLQKQMETTYTSQRIYEEVMDPVHTGSYKQEVAAELGMLSSDSSEDEVVTTRVVRRRVIIQADNLPDIPPQTVTEEKFIDEQGNMVVKKITRKVIRKYVSADGMETQEVTVEGSHQETVQIEEGDSVSRVVRRTVLHSEGDQQELTFSEPLALAGATASAFEVEPVQGRKVSKVVKTTVVRGERMEKQTGDPSLAADLPSAREDFEKALSYAGGFGKVLLPHVVEREIVQEDGSVLKRSRMRKSRTQKRTVVRDAQGKQVHLERLDDTPDALQPDALQQHLHRLLQRYCEDEHPEEEEDEEDEEKS, via the exons ATGGGCAACACGGCTATGTGCAAGGTGTGTGGCTCAGACAAGGGCCTCAGGACGGTCGGGAGCCTCTCTGACCTGGACCACAATGCTTTGCCCGACTACTACTGTGTGGATCATTTCCCCCTGCAGCCCCCACTGATTGTG TCGGACAGCAACACTAGTTTCCTGCGAGCAGCCAGGGCGGGGAACATTGATAAAGTTTTGGAATATCTAAAAGGAGGAGTTGACATCAGCACCTGCAACCAG AATGGGCTCAATGCGCTACACCTGGCAGCCAAGGAGGGCCACATGGACCtggtccaggagctgctggacagaggagcgGCGGTGGATTCAGCCACAAAG AAAGGAAACACGGCTCTCCACATATCCTCTCTAGCTGGACAGGCTGAAGTGGTGAAGACCTTGGTCAAACGAGGAGCTGACATCAACGCTCAGTCTCAG AATGGATTCACTCCTCTGTACATGGCTGCGCAGGAGAATCACCTGGATGTGGTGCGGTACCTCCTTGAAAACGGAGGCAACCAGAGCACTGCTACAGAG GATGGCTTCACGCCTCTGGCCATCGCCCTCCAGCAGGGCCACAATCAAGTGGTTTCTGTCCTCCTGGAGAACGATACCAAAGGCAAGGTCCGCCTGCCCGCCTTGCACATCGCTGCACGCAAGGACGACACCAAGTCGGCTGCGCTGCTCCTGCAGAACGACCACAACGCTGACGTCCAGTCGAAG ATGATGGTCAATAGGACTACTGAG AGTGGATTCACCCCTCTGCATATCGCCGCCCACTACGGCAACGTCAACGTGGCCACACTCCTGCTGAACCGGGGGGCAGCGGTCGACTTCACCGCGAGG AACGGGATCACCCCCCTACATGTGGCCTCCAAGCGTGGAAACACTAACATGGTTTGCCTGTTACTGGACCGTGGCTCCCAGATTGACGCTAAAACAAGG GATGGCCTCACTCCGCTCCACTGTGCAGCCCGGAGTGGTCATGATacagctgtggagctgctgctggagcgagGAGCGCCCCTACTGGCCAGAACAAAG AACGGGCTGTCTCCTCTCCACATGGCGGCACAAGGTGATCATGTTGAATGTGTGaaacacctgctgcagcacaaggcccCGGTCGATGACGTCACGTTGGACTACTTGACAGCACTGCATGTGGCAGCGCACTGTGGTCACTACAGAGTCACCAAACTGCTGCTGGACAAGAGGGCCAACCCCAACGCCAGGGCGCTG AACGGCTTCACTCCGCTGCACATTGCCTGTAAGAAAAACCGTGTGAaagtgatggagctgctggtcaAATATGGAGCCTCCATCCAGGCCATCACAGAG TCTGGTTTGACTCCCATCCACGTAGCAGCCTTCATGGGTCATCTGAACATtgtcttgctgctgctgcaaaatgGGGCTTCGCCTGATGTCAGCAACATT CGTGGGGAGACAGCCCTGCACATGGCCGCCAGGGCAGGACAGGTGGAGGTGGTCCGATGTCTGCTGAGGAATGGAGCCATGGTGGATGCACGGGCGCGG GAGGACCAGACTCCCCTGCACATCGCCTCTCGTCTGGGAAAAACCGAGATTGTCCAGTTGCTTCTGCAGCACATGGCCCATCCCGATGCGGCCACAACCAACGGCTACACCCCGCTACACATATCGGCCAGGGAGGGGCAGGTGGAGACGGCCTcggtgctgctggaggccggCGCTTCACACTCATTGGCCACCAAG AAAGGTTTTACTCCCCTGCACGTGGCCTCTAAGTACGGAAGCCTGGACGTGGCCAAGCTTTTGCTGCAGCGGCACGCTCCTCCTGACTCTGCTGGGAAG AACGGCCTCACCCCGCTCCATGTTGCAGCGCATTACGATAACCAGAAGGTGGCGCTCTTGCTTTTGGACAAAGGAGCGTCCTCCCACGCCATGGCCAAG AACGGGTACACGCCTCTTCACATCGCAGCCAAGAAGAACCAGATGGAAATAGCCACGGTTCTGCTACAGTACGGAGCCGAGACCAACATCCTGACGAAGCAGGGCGTCACGCCGCTCCACCTGGCTTCGCAGGAGGGCCACGCTGACATGGCTGCTCTGCTCATGAGCAAGGGAGCTCAGGTCAACATCCCCACCAAG AGCGGCCTGACTGCCCTCCATCTGGCAGCGCAGGAGGACAAAGTGGCCGTCGCAGAGATCCTGGCCAGAAACGGAGCCAACCTGGACCAGCAGACCAAA TTGGGCTACACTCCTCTTATTGTAGCTTGTCACTATGGAAACGCAAAAATGGTCAACTTCCTGCTGCAGAACGGAGCCAACGTCAACGCCAAGACCAAG aACGGATACACTCCCCTTCACCAGGCGGCCCAGCAGGGCAACACGCACATCATCAACGTGCTGCTGCAGTACGGTGCCAAGCCCAACGCCATCACTGTG AATGGAAACACCGCTCTGGGGATTGCTCGGCGGCTCGGCTACATTTCTGTGGTGGACACGCTGAGGGTCGTCACGGAGGAGATCATCACCACCACAACA ACGgtgacagagaaacacaagctGAACGTTCCAGAGACCATGACCGAAGTGCTGGATGTCTCTGATGAAGAGG GTTGCCAGTTTACTGTTGGCACCACAGCGTCTCAGTCTAACCACA GTGAGGACACGATGACCGGTGATGGAGGGGAGTATCTGAGGGCCGAGGACCTGAGGGAGCTGGGAGACGACTCCCTGCCAGGACAGTACTTGGATGGGATGAACTACCTCCGCTTCAGCCTGGAGGCGGGACGCACGGACAG ttcgGACAGGTCCTTCACACCCACCCATCACAGTTACTACTCCCCTAAACATGAAGGCttgatggaggagctgctcaccAGTCATCAG GTTTCGTCGCTTACCAGGGAGAATGAGAGGGATTCATACAGACTGAGCTGGGGAACAGAAAACCTGGACAACGTGGCTTTGTCCTCCAGCCCCATCCACTCTGG CCATTCCTCTCCGTGCCACGATCATGGAGACCACAGCAG CTTTCTGGTCAGCTTCATGGTGGACGCCAGAGGCGGGGCCATGCGCGGTTGCCGGCACAACGGCCTGCGCATCATCATCCCCCCCAGGAAGTGCAGCGCCCCCACACGCGTGACCTGCCGGCTGGTGAAGAGGCACCGTCTGGCCACCATGCCCCCCATGGTTGAGGGCGAGGGCTTGGCCAGCAGGCTCATTGAGGTCGGGCCGTCAGGAGCCCAGTTCCTCGG TAAACTGCACCTCCCCAGTGCCCCTCCGCCTCTTAATGAGGGAGAGAGTTTGGTTAGCAGAATCCTCCAGCTCGGCCCACCGGGAACAAAATTCCTTGG tccTGTCATTGTAGAAATCCCCCATTTCGCTGCCCTGCGGGGGAATGAGAGGGAGCTGGTGATCCTGAGGAGTGAGACGGGGGAAAGCTGGAAGGAGCACCACTGTGAACACACCCAGGAGGAACTCAACCAGATACTCAATGGCATGGATGAGG AGCTGGACACgcccgaggagctggagaggaagcgCATTTGCCGCATCATCACTAGAGATTTTCCACAGTACTTTGCAGTGGTGTCGCGCATCAAGCAGGACAGTAATCTGATTGGCCCAGAGGGAGGCATTCTGAGCAGCACAGTTGTGCCCCAAGTGcaggcagtgtttcctgagggggCCCTCACCAAGAGAATCAGGGTCGGGCTGCAG GCTCAGCCAGTGGGAGTAGATGTAGTGAGAAAGATCCTGGGAAACAAGGCCACCTTCAGCCCCATCGTCACCTTGGAGCCTCGCAGGAGGAAGTTCCATAAACCCATCACCATGACCATCCCTGTCCCCAAGAGCAACTCTGACCCAGTCCTCAACGGCTTCGGAGGGGACACCCCCACCTTACGGCTGCTCTGTAGTATAACTG gtggaacAACTCCAGCCCAGTGGGAGGACATAACTGGAACAACTCCGTTAACGTTTATCAATGACTGTGTTTCCTTTACCACCAATGTGTCCGCTAG GTTTTGGCTCATAGACTGTCGTCAGGTTCAGGAGTCGGTCAACTTCTCCACTCAGGTGTATCGGGAGATCATCTGTGTCCCTTACATGGCCAAGTTCGTCATCTTTGCCAAGACCCACGACCCCATCGAGGCCCGACTGCGCTGCTTCTGCATGACCGATGACAAGATCGACAAaacgctggagcagcaggagaattTCACCGAGGTGGCCCGAAGCCGAGACGTGGAG GTCCTGGAAGGCAAACCTATCTATGCAGACTGCTTTGGAAACCTGGTTCCTCTCACTAAGAGCGGCCAGCATCACCTCTTCAGCTTCTTTGCCTTTAAGGAGAACAGACTCGCCCTCTTCATCAAA ATCAGAGACAACACTCAGGAGCCTTGTGGTCGTCTGTCCTTCATGAAAGAACCCAGGAACTACCGATCGCTTACCCAGAATGCCATATGCAACCTCAACATCACCCTCCCGTCGTACtgcaag GAGTCCGATTCAGACCAGGAACAAGAGGAAGAG ACCAGCAGAACACGAGATAAAT ATGAAGAGACGGAGACATCAGTCCTGAAATCAGAGCTGATTCGAGAGCCAGACCTGCTATCCGACGTGTCAGAGATGAAGCAAGATTTGATTAAAATGAGTGCCATCTTGACTGCAGACTCCACAGAGAAATCCCCTTCCTTAGGAGGGTGTGGCGTAGAGAAAGGGACTGAGGAAGTATCTGGAGAACCATTAGAAATAATGGAGAAGGACTTAGAGAAAGTCAAACAGGACCTAGAGAAAGTCAGTAAGATACTGAGAAGTGGAACATATGAGGGCGAGGCAGCGGAAGAGGCAGCAAAAGCAGCTAGAGTGGCTGAGGAGTGGGTTCTCCTCTCAGACACTGAGATAGAAGAGGCCAAAGAGATGGCTGCCTTAGAAATTCAAGAGCCTGTCTTACGGGAAAGTAGAGCCAACAGAGGGGCTCCAAGACCCAAAGCCATAAAGGACAGTGGGGATCTTAAGGAATATTTGCTGGATGCACCAGTAAGCTCcaagacaaaagcaaaaaaagagcCAGTCACCCAAGAAAGATTTACTGATGTTGTTCTACGCAAAAGTGGGAAGCCAACCACTCCAACCAAAGTACATGACAAAACCACGGCTGGTGACATTAAAAAGCCAGTCAGAAAGAAGGGGAAAGACCAAGGGCAGACAGAGGAACTGACAGAGGCGGGTGCTCTTCTAAGTGTGCCTAAAGCCCCTGCCCCAAAGTCACCTGTATCCCCAGTGGTTGAAGAAACTCCCATTGGATCTATAAAGGACAAAGTCAAAGCCTTACAACAAAAAGTAGAGGCAGAACAAAGAAGCAAAAAGGTCACTGGAAGCAAGCCGTCACAATTGCCTGTTATGAGTAAATCCTCTTCAAAAGCCAAAGAAAGCCCTAAATCAAAACAGGGCCCTCCTAAATCCCCCAAAGCTGATTCAGAAAAGCTTGAGGAGACAATGTCAGTTAAAGAGCTGATGCAAGCTTTCCAAACAGGGCAAGACCCCTCAAAGAGAAAGTCTGGGCTATTTGAGCTcaaaactacaaagacaaaatCAGAAACCGAAACCATCCAATCAAAATCAATGACCAAAGCACTAACCTCACGTGTTTCCCAAGAGAAAGAAGTATCTTTGGATTCCAAACCACAGAAGAAAGAGACTACTGGGCAAGACAGAGGGAAAGACACCAAGGCAGTTCCTACCACAGAGTCAGAGCTAACAGAAACTGTAGACTTTGGAAATGGTGGCCTTGATGATAGCTCTGACAGCTTAAAGCACGAGGGTGCAGCTGAATCACTAAGTGCCAGTTCTGGAAATGGAACACCTCATCTGAGCTCTGAGGACAGTGATAAACATGAGGGTCTAGCCACCCCAGGCACAAGTCCTGAAAGTCTTTGTCTTTCACCTAAAACTGGACAACAGATCAGTATGGCTGGTTCAGTCAAAACAGAACATAAAGATACAGACAAGTCTGGAGACTCTGCTCTAGGGGCCACTGGTAACCAACTGTCAACAGAGTTGAGCCCACCTGTGTCTTCCAGCAACTCTGCAGATGACCACATTACAAGTGAGTCTTTGTCTGTTGTGAGGAGCGAGTCTAAACCATCTAAACCTCAAAAGCTTGTAAAGAGAGTTTCAGAGACTGTAGAAACTTTTCTTAGTGATGATGAGAGCCCTGATCATCAGTTAGTGTTGCCCTTAGCTGGATCTCCAGCCTTTAGATCATTTTTTCAGTCTCATGAAAGCTTAGAGCTGCCTTTAAAACAAGACTCAGATACGCTCAGTCCAATAGCTGATGATTCTTTGACAATAAGCCACAGAGACTCTCTAGATGGTAGTCCTCTATTGGAAGAAAATTCTTCTCATAAGTCCCCAGACTCTATTGAACCTAGTCCAACCAAGGAATCTCCCCCTCAGGACTCTTTAGAAAACAGCCCTGTAGAGCAAAAAAGCTACCCATGCTTCCCACCAGCACCAGGCCAACCTAGTAAATCCCGTAGCCATCCAGAGCCCTCCAAAGAGCCAGATTACCCCCAGGATGTTTTGCGTGGTAGACTGCTTCGAGACCATGAGGCTAGTGCGGACGATGACAGTTGTGAGCAGACATCTCAGATGACGAGCTCTG GTTTGCATGAAGGATCCCACAACAAAGAGgccaagaaaacaacaacagccagTGTCACTTCAGAGGGACCTCATTCTGTCTCAGACCAGCATCTTTCAAAAGCCAAACCAGAAGCTGCACAGCAACAAAGAGTCCAATCTGTAAAAGATGATAAAGACAGTAGTGACAAAAAGTCTTCCATAACATCAAGCACTGAAAACAGGACAGATGAACAAAAGGAGGAGAGTTTAAGGAAGTCAAAGGAAAATAGAGATAATAATGGTCAAGCATTAGGTCAGCAAAGTGGTCTAATAAAACCAAGTAGCAATGTAACAGATGAAGTGAAAGGAGATCACAGGGAGCATCCAGCTGCACCAGAGGCTGGACTTGGTGCCACTGTTACCCCAGGACAAAAGCAAGAAATGTTTAAACCAGAGGTCTGTGTCTATGATGATGCAGAAGAGGATGATGAGGCCCCAGTAGTTCCCAGAACAGAGTCCAAAGGTGTCACTGCTAAGGTAGACAGTGACTCTTGGCCGGCCATGCGGGAGGACGATGCCACCTTTGCAGCTCGCGTcaaggaggaagagcagaagaTATTAAATCTGGTGGTGGATCGTCAGTCTCTGCAAGCAACTCCAGACACAACGCCTGGTAGAACACCAACAGAAGACAGCACTCCCACCAGTGAACCCAACCCTTTTCTGTTCCAAGAAGGAAAGCTCTTTGAGATGACACGAAGCGGCGCTATTGATATGACTAAGAGGAGctatgaggaggaggggggtggttTTGCCTTTTTCCAGATAGGTGAACAGCCTTTAGAGGAGCCTCTTTTAGAAGATGACAGACAAGAAGGTAGGGGATCAGCAGCAGAATCAGAGGTTGGCCTCAATCTAACGCTACAGGTGAAAACAGAGGAAGCTGAGAATTtaacacaaaccacagctttACAATGTCAGTCCCCAGCTGATAGTGATCAGCTGACGTCTAAAGCTGATGCCTCTAAATCTAAAATTCCTAAAATGGGCATTTCAGCTTCAGGCAAACCTACAAAAAAAGATAAGACATCCCCTGAGGACACTGAAACTAAAAAAGATGCAGATTTAAATGAGGGATTTTTAGATTTAGACAAAGGTTCCCCTGACCAAATGATAACAAATGTACAGACAGCAGAATCTACAGTCACTAGATCTGTGTACTCTGAACAAGGCCAAGAATCCTCTGATTCCTCTCCTGAGGAACCACAGTCAGTGATAGAAGCCCCCAAAGCATCAGGCAAGTCTAAGCAAAGTGCTTCAAGTGGAGTTAAAAAGACCCCAGTCAAAACCAAAGCGAAGTCTGCCCCTCACGGTCGGGGTAAATCCACAACTCCCTCACAATCTCATTCAACATCCTCATCAACCGCTCTTAAAAAAGAATCTTCTTTTACTTCCGACTCAAAATCTAGAATCCCTGTCAAGGCTAGCGCTGTCAAGCCTGACTCCACTGCCAAACGCGCTGAATCTACCCAAGAGAAAAAGCTTAGAGTTCCTGTGAAAAAGGACACAAGGAGAAAATCTGAGACAGACATAGGTCCCTCTGTGGATGTCAAAACCAAGACCCCCTCTTCCAAAGCCAAGAGCTTTTGTCAGGAAGAGTCTACCAGACCTAAAAAAGAACAGGGTCGCCCCTTGAGTGCCGAGTCAGCAAAATCTAAAGGCTTCCAGTCCAGATTGCCAGTCCGGGGTAAAAGTGGTCAGTCATCTCAGACGTCAACACCCACTAAAGAGAAAAGTAACGTGCCCAAAGAGCCCTTTGAATTCTTTGAAGAGATAAGCGATGAAGCAGCAAAACTTGTGGCAAGGTTGGCACAGGcgcaggcagaggcagagaaacaacagGAGGCCGCCATCCACTCAGACGATGAGAGCAGTCTCGTTGATTCGTCACTTATAGAAAGAGAAACTTTCCCTGAGATGCAGTTCCCTCCCTCAGGAGACATCTTTCCCATTAGACCACTGTGGGATGACCCTGTTGAGACACAGATGCAGCGAATCCCAGATGATAAAGTCCAAAGTCAAG TAGATCCACAGGatgaagcagagagaaaagagcaaCGGTTGGCCATTATAGCCGACCACCTGGGCTTCAGCTGGACAG AGCTGGCTAGAGAACTGAACTTCAGTGAAGAAAGGATTAACCTGATACGGATAGAAAACCCTAACTCGCTTCAGGATCAAAGTCATGCCCTGCTGAACCTCTGGGCAGAGCAGGAGGGAAAGGACACCGCAG AATCAACTCTGATCAAAAGACTGACGAAGATCAACCGAATGGACATCGTTCATCTAATAGAAACAAAGATAATGAAGTCCACTCAGGACGAGACGTCATCACACACCTATGCAGAAATCGAACAGACTATAGCACTCGACCATAGTGAAG GGTTTTCTGCTCTTCATGAAGACATGGACAGCCCCAGTACGGGCAGGCGCACCGAGGCTGCACGTAGCAGTCCAGGCTCGGGGCGCGAGGTGCCCGTGGTGTCCGCCGAGGACCTGTCCTCCAGTTTGTCGTCACTTCATGAGGCACCAGGACGATCGGAGGCAGACTCCACAGCGACAGGGTTCCTTAGAAATGCCCAGAAAGAGAAGCTGCAAAAGCAGATGGAGACAACATA CACATCGCAAAGAATATACGAGGAAGTGATGGACCCTGTGCACACTGGCAGTTATAAACAA